A region from the Paraurantiacibacter namhicola genome encodes:
- the ggt gene encoding gamma-glutamyltransferase: MTIRTLFALFAAFSLCACPPKEPLASTASPVAGQSQTGLVTAADPRAAEAGMDMLRMGGNATDAAIATMLALTVVEPQSSGIGGGGFLLLGTPDGSVTTYDGRETAPSAAGPDWFLGSDGKPIGYREVVLTGKSVGVPGNIALAAKAHAERGRLPWKTLFQPAIALARDGFRINPRLYMSLDAYRERAGNSAFGRNLYFEADGSPKPVGTLIVNPELAGTFEAMAEMGAQAFYTGARAETLAETVAAATPGEARMSAADVAAYRAKERETVCGSYRGYRICGMGPPSSGGIAVLAMLGQLERFDLAAMGPDSLTFWQLFVDSKRLAYADRELYTGDGDFVSVPVAGLVEPDYLAARSLLLQPGRALASAEPGSPRGAPAPAGDGDEPPENGTSHFVAVDGEGNMASWTSTIEGAFGSGLMTGGFFLNNELTDFSFSPEADGLPVANRVESGKRPRSSMAPTIIYAPDGEPFMLVGAAGGATIPVQVARSIIGVIDFGLPLEDALGLPLVTTFRETVIVEEGSSLEPRMAELSAMGFSNVRSATPPFRAVGAIRTPDGWVGAYDPRLKGVLAIPD, from the coding sequence ATGACAATCCGCACGCTGTTCGCGCTTTTCGCCGCCTTCTCGCTCTGCGCCTGCCCGCCGAAGGAGCCGCTGGCCTCCACCGCTTCGCCTGTTGCCGGGCAATCGCAAACCGGCCTGGTCACCGCTGCCGATCCGCGCGCGGCGGAAGCGGGGATGGACATGCTGCGCATGGGCGGCAACGCCACCGATGCGGCGATTGCCACGATGCTGGCCCTGACCGTGGTGGAGCCGCAATCGAGCGGCATCGGCGGCGGCGGCTTCCTGCTGCTGGGCACGCCGGATGGCAGCGTCACCACTTACGATGGCCGCGAAACCGCGCCATCGGCCGCCGGGCCGGACTGGTTCCTTGGCAGCGACGGCAAGCCGATAGGCTACCGGGAAGTGGTGCTGACCGGTAAAAGCGTCGGCGTCCCCGGCAATATCGCCCTGGCGGCGAAAGCCCATGCCGAGCGCGGCCGTCTGCCCTGGAAGACGCTGTTCCAGCCCGCCATTGCGCTCGCTCGCGACGGCTTCCGGATCAATCCGCGGCTTTACATGTCGCTGGACGCCTACCGCGAACGGGCCGGTAACTCCGCCTTCGGGCGCAACCTCTATTTCGAAGCCGACGGCAGCCCGAAGCCGGTCGGGACGCTGATCGTAAACCCTGAACTGGCAGGCACGTTCGAGGCTATGGCGGAGATGGGCGCGCAGGCATTCTACACCGGTGCGCGCGCAGAAACACTGGCCGAAACCGTCGCCGCAGCCACTCCGGGCGAAGCGCGCATGAGCGCTGCCGATGTCGCGGCCTACCGCGCGAAGGAGCGTGAGACCGTCTGCGGGTCCTATCGCGGGTATCGCATCTGCGGCATGGGCCCGCCATCTTCCGGCGGGATCGCGGTGCTGGCAATGCTTGGCCAGCTGGAGCGCTTCGACCTTGCGGCCATGGGGCCGGATTCGCTGACCTTCTGGCAGCTGTTCGTCGATTCCAAGCGCCTCGCCTACGCCGACCGCGAGCTTTACACCGGCGATGGCGATTTCGTGTCCGTCCCCGTCGCGGGCCTCGTCGAACCCGATTACCTCGCCGCGCGATCGCTGCTGCTGCAGCCGGGCCGCGCGCTGGCCTCTGCCGAGCCGGGCAGCCCGCGCGGCGCACCTGCCCCTGCCGGCGACGGGGATGAACCGCCCGAGAACGGCACGTCGCACTTCGTGGCCGTGGACGGCGAGGGCAACATGGCCAGCTGGACCTCCACCATCGAAGGGGCGTTCGGCAGCGGGCTGATGACCGGCGGCTTCTTCCTGAACAACGAGCTGACCGATTTCAGCTTCTCGCCCGAGGCAGATGGCCTGCCCGTCGCCAACCGGGTGGAAAGCGGCAAACGGCCGCGCAGCTCCATGGCGCCGACGATCATCTATGCACCCGATGGCGAGCCCTTCATGCTGGTGGGCGCAGCAGGCGGGGCGACGATCCCGGTACAGGTCGCGCGCAGCATCATCGGCGTGATCGACTTCGGCCTGCCGCTAGAAGATGCGCTGGGCCTGCCGCTGGTCACCACTTTCAGGGAGACGGTCATCGTGGAGGAGGGCAGCAGCCTGGAGCCGCGCATGGC
- the sufB gene encoding Fe-S cluster assembly protein SufB, whose product MNDLAPMQDQEAHDAAAKAAEYEHGWSTEIDTEFAEKGLTEDTVRFISGKKGEPEWMLDWRLKAFRLWQTMEEPDWAKLGYPEIDYQDAYYYAAPTKKPELDSLDDLDPAIKEVYDKLGIPLGEQEVLAGVKNARKVAVDAVFDSVSVATTFREELEKAGVIFRSISEAIKEYPELVKKWLGKVVPQRDNYFSCLNAAVFSDGTFVYIPEGVRCPMELSTYFRINAENTGQFERTLIVAEKGSYVSYLEGCTAPMRDENQLHAAVVELVAMEDAEIKYSTVQNWYPGDAEGKGGIYNFVTKRALCQGDRSKVSWTQVETGSAVTWKYPSCVLNGRDSVGEFYSVAVTNNYQQADTGTKMIHNAPGTRSTIISKGISAGHSNNTYRGLVRVGPNAEGVRNRTECDSLLIGDKCGAHTVPYIEVKNPSAQIEHEATTSKISDDQLFYAMQRGLGEEEAMALIVNGFAKEVLKELPMEFAVEAQKLLAISLEGSVG is encoded by the coding sequence ATGAACGATCTCGCCCCGATGCAGGACCAGGAAGCGCATGATGCAGCCGCCAAGGCCGCAGAGTACGAGCATGGCTGGTCGACGGAAATCGACACCGAATTTGCCGAAAAGGGCCTGACGGAGGACACCGTCCGCTTCATTTCCGGCAAGAAAGGTGAACCGGAATGGATGCTGGATTGGCGCCTGAAGGCCTTCCGCCTTTGGCAGACCATGGAGGAGCCGGACTGGGCCAAGCTTGGCTATCCGGAAATCGATTACCAGGACGCCTATTACTACGCCGCGCCGACCAAGAAGCCGGAACTGGATTCGCTCGACGATCTCGATCCGGCGATCAAGGAAGTCTACGACAAGCTCGGCATCCCGCTGGGCGAGCAGGAAGTGCTCGCGGGCGTGAAGAATGCGCGCAAGGTTGCGGTGGATGCGGTGTTCGACAGCGTTTCGGTCGCCACCACCTTCCGCGAGGAGCTGGAGAAGGCGGGCGTCATCTTCCGCAGCATTTCCGAGGCGATCAAGGAATATCCGGAGCTGGTGAAGAAGTGGCTCGGCAAGGTGGTGCCGCAGCGTGACAATTACTTCTCCTGCCTCAATGCCGCGGTCTTTTCCGACGGCACCTTCGTCTACATTCCCGAAGGCGTGCGCTGCCCGATGGAATTGAGCACCTATTTCCGCATCAATGCGGAGAATACCGGCCAGTTCGAACGCACGCTGATCGTGGCCGAAAAGGGCTCATACGTCAGCTATCTCGAAGGCTGCACCGCGCCCATGCGCGACGAGAACCAGCTCCACGCCGCAGTGGTCGAGCTCGTCGCGATGGAGGATGCGGAGATCAAGTATTCCACTGTGCAGAACTGGTATCCGGGCGATGCCGAGGGCAAGGGCGGGATCTACAATTTCGTCACCAAGCGCGCGCTGTGCCAGGGCGACCGCAGCAAGGTCAGCTGGACGCAGGTGGAAACCGGCAGTGCGGTGACGTGGAAATATCCTTCCTGCGTGCTCAACGGGCGCGACAGCGTGGGCGAGTTCTACTCGGTCGCGGTGACCAACAATTACCAGCAGGCCGATACCGGCACGAAGATGATCCACAATGCGCCGGGCACGCGCAGCACGATCATCTCCAAGGGCATCTCCGCCGGCCACAGCAACAACACCTATCGCGGCCTCGTCCGCGTGGGTCCGAACGCGGAAGGCGTGCGCAACCGCACCGAATGCGACAGCCTGCTGATCGGCGACAAATGCGGCGCGCACACCGTGCCCTATATCGAGGTGAAGAATCCATCCGCACAGATCGAGCACGAGGCGACCACCAGCAAGATCAGCGACGACCAGCTCTTCTACGCCATGCAACGCGGCCTGGGCGAGGAAGAGGCGATGGCCCTGATCGTCAACGGCTTTGCGAAGGAAGTGCTGAAAGAACTGCCAATGGAGTTCGCGG
- a CDS encoding SUF system Fe-S cluster assembly regulator, with product MRLSSMADYAVVTMCAAARHCGGSRVSAAELAAETGLPVPTVQKVVSLLGRAGLIRSMRGAGGGLQLARPAAAISVADIVEAVEGPIALTACVDGADCAVDHTCSVKPHWPVINNALRGALADIPLTQLAGAREMA from the coding sequence ATGCGCCTATCCAGCATGGCCGATTATGCCGTCGTCACGATGTGCGCCGCCGCGCGCCATTGTGGCGGATCGCGCGTGTCGGCGGCAGAGCTGGCGGCGGAAACCGGCCTGCCCGTGCCCACGGTGCAGAAGGTGGTCAGCCTGCTTGGCCGCGCCGGCCTGATCCGCTCCATGCGCGGTGCGGGCGGCGGGCTGCAGCTGGCGCGCCCGGCGGCGGCGATCAGCGTGGCCGATATCGTGGAAGCGGTGGAAGGCCCCATCGCGCTAACCGCATGCGTGGACGGCGCGGATTGCGCGGTGGACCACACCTGCAGCGTGAAGCCGCACTGGCCGGTAATCAACAATGCCCTGCGCGGCGCGCTGGCGGACATCCCGCTGACGCAGCTGGCAGGCGCGAGGGAAATGGCATGA
- a CDS encoding quinone-dependent dihydroorotate dehydrogenase yields the protein MLFKLARPVIFALDPERAHRLSIAGLKALPGRAAPAAGPLATEVAGLQFPNPVGMAAGYDKDGEVPDALMGLGFGFAEIGSITPLPQPGNPKPRLFRLVQDRAVINRMGFNNGGMDAAFARLARRKRDGSGVLGVNVGANKDAADRVADYVTGITRFSGVADYITVNISSPNTPGLRNLQAKGELEALLEAIAAARQPETPPVFLKVAPDLESGDHERIVRAALDNGIAALIVSNTTISRPSLQSADAGEAGGLSGAPLKALALSQLRRFREIAGDTLPLVGVGGIATAEDAWERIRAGASLVQLYSAAVYRGPGIARYITRGLERLMRADGFASIAEAVGSE from the coding sequence ATGCTCTTCAAGCTGGCCCGGCCCGTCATCTTCGCGCTCGATCCCGAACGCGCGCACCGCCTCTCCATCGCTGGGTTGAAGGCCCTGCCCGGCAGGGCCGCGCCCGCGGCTGGGCCGCTCGCGACAGAAGTGGCCGGGCTGCAGTTTCCCAATCCCGTCGGCATGGCCGCAGGCTATGACAAGGATGGCGAAGTCCCCGATGCGCTGATGGGTCTGGGCTTCGGCTTCGCGGAGATCGGCTCCATCACGCCGCTTCCCCAACCCGGCAATCCGAAGCCGCGCCTGTTCCGGCTGGTGCAGGACCGCGCGGTCATCAATCGCATGGGCTTCAACAATGGCGGGATGGACGCAGCTTTCGCTCGCCTCGCGCGGCGCAAGCGGGACGGCAGCGGCGTACTGGGCGTCAATGTCGGCGCCAACAAGGATGCGGCGGACCGCGTCGCAGACTATGTCACCGGCATCACGCGCTTCTCCGGCGTGGCAGACTATATTACGGTCAATATCTCCTCTCCCAATACGCCGGGCTTGCGAAACCTGCAGGCGAAGGGTGAGCTGGAAGCCCTGCTGGAAGCCATTGCTGCTGCGCGCCAGCCGGAAACACCGCCGGTCTTCCTGAAAGTCGCGCCGGACCTCGAGAGCGGCGATCACGAGCGCATCGTGCGGGCCGCGCTCGATAATGGCATCGCGGCCCTGATCGTTTCGAACACGACCATCTCGCGCCCATCGCTGCAATCGGCGGATGCCGGGGAGGCAGGCGGCCTGTCCGGTGCGCCGCTGAAGGCTTTGGCGCTTTCCCAGCTTCGCCGCTTCCGCGAGATTGCGGGCGACACGCTGCCGCTGGTTGGCGTCGGCGGGATCGCCACGGCCGAAGATGCCTGGGAGCGGATCCGCGCCGGGGCGAGCCTGGTGCAGCTTTACAGCGCAGCGGTCTATCGCGGGCCCGGCATCGCGCGCTACATCACCCGCGGGCTGGAGCGGCTCATGCGCGCGGACGGCTTTGCCTCCATTGCCGAAGCGGTGGGAAGCGAATAG